Proteins from a single region of Novosphingobium sp. CECT 9465:
- the gntA gene encoding guanitoxin biosynthesis heme-dependent pre-guanitoxin N-hydroxylase GntA: MAEGAQACAEGALFETIADPAFPCVGAKSAMARGTLKVLACHSLASSWDDLIIHQALMDWAAEYRADPGGFRSLAVSFDGPDDLDEARFEDLMWQRIQSFADKDAWLGQPYDHRVSADPSDPHFSLSFGGEAFFVVGLHPAASRPARRFSRPTLVFNLHDQFVRLREEGRYEKMRDRILDRDKALAGDINPMLARHGEASEAAQYSGRLVEDDWRCPFSDKRGAAA; this comes from the coding sequence ATGGCCGAGGGGGCGCAAGCCTGCGCAGAAGGTGCGCTGTTCGAAACGATTGCCGATCCGGCGTTTCCCTGTGTGGGTGCGAAGTCTGCCATGGCGCGCGGGACGCTGAAGGTTCTTGCCTGTCACAGTCTTGCGAGCAGTTGGGACGACCTGATCATCCATCAGGCGTTGATGGACTGGGCTGCCGAATATCGCGCAGATCCCGGCGGCTTCCGCAGCCTTGCAGTATCGTTCGATGGGCCGGACGATCTTGACGAAGCACGTTTCGAAGACCTGATGTGGCAGCGCATTCAGTCTTTTGCCGACAAGGACGCGTGGCTTGGCCAGCCTTATGACCATCGCGTGAGCGCCGATCCATCCGATCCTCATTTCTCCCTGAGCTTTGGCGGCGAAGCCTTTTTCGTCGTCGGTCTGCACCCGGCAGCGTCGCGCCCGGCACGGCGCTTTTCCCGCCCGACGCTGGTGTTCAACCTTCACGATCAATTTGTGCGGCTGCGCGAAGAAGGGCGCTATGAAAAGATGCGCGACCGCATCCTCGATCGCGACAAGGCGCTGGCGGGCGACATAAACCCGATGCTGGCCCGGCATGGCGAGGCCAGCGAGGCAGCCCAATACAGTGGCCGTCTGGTGGAAGATGACTGGCGTTGCCCGTTCAGCGACAAGCGTGGCGCTGCGGCGTGA
- the cas1 gene encoding type II CRISPR-associated endonuclease Cas1 produces the protein MDRIVDIATDDLHLSAYRGFLVVSLDRQEQGRVALDDIQAIIVHAHGVTWTTSLVVALAERGAIMVMCAANHSPVAIISPIDGHHAQAARMRAQWEAPRPMFKQLWQKIIVGKITMQASLLAVQGRAEANALMLMARRVRSGDPDNLEAQAARKYWPALMGKEFRRDQNADGANALLNYGYTVMRSCVARSIIGAGLHPAIGLHHHNRLNGFALADDLVEPFRPLVDGLVRRMIDEGIESVTSEAKKRLARLIGHDLRLGGAISPVSVATQRLAQSLARSFEERKSALALFDPPDALDWASLGHPLGIEA, from the coding sequence ATGGATCGTATTGTTGATATTGCCACAGATGATTTGCACCTGTCCGCGTATCGCGGATTTCTGGTTGTCAGCCTTGATCGTCAGGAACAGGGGCGGGTGGCGCTCGACGATATTCAAGCCATCATCGTTCATGCCCATGGCGTAACCTGGACGACAAGTTTGGTTGTCGCGCTCGCCGAACGCGGCGCGATTATGGTGATGTGTGCGGCCAACCATTCTCCGGTGGCCATCATTTCTCCCATTGACGGTCACCACGCACAGGCAGCCCGGATGCGAGCGCAATGGGAAGCCCCGCGCCCCATGTTCAAGCAGCTCTGGCAAAAAATCATCGTGGGAAAGATCACGATGCAAGCGTCGCTGTTGGCGGTGCAAGGCAGAGCGGAAGCCAATGCGCTAATGCTTATGGCCCGGCGCGTCCGCTCCGGCGATCCGGACAATCTTGAAGCTCAGGCCGCGCGCAAGTACTGGCCCGCGCTGATGGGTAAAGAATTTCGTCGCGATCAAAACGCTGACGGCGCCAACGCCCTGCTGAATTATGGCTACACCGTCATGCGATCATGCGTTGCACGGTCGATCATCGGAGCCGGGCTGCACCCTGCAATCGGCCTGCACCATCACAATCGCCTCAACGGCTTCGCGCTTGCTGACGATCTTGTGGAACCGTTTCGCCCTCTGGTTGACGGGCTGGTCCGGCGGATGATCGACGAAGGTATCGAATCCGTCACTTCCGAAGCAAAAAAACGGCTGGCCCGGCTGATTGGGCATGATTTGCGTCTGGGTGGGGCTATTTCCCCTGTGTCTGTGGCGACCCAACGCCTCGCTCAATCGCTTGCCAGGAGTTTCGAAGAACGCAAATCGGCACTCGCCCTGTTCGATCCGCCTGATGCCCTTGACTGGGCGTCGCTTGGACATCCCCTGGGGATTGAAGCATGA
- a CDS encoding MFS transporter gives MNRPTRIALASFATFVDGYDIQALGLAVPGMAESMGVAPSAFAGAMTFSLAGMATGAIGLAPLADRLGRIRLIVASLFLIAASGASLALAAAPSQVAGLRFITGLGMGALMPLAITLAAEACDPDRRNLIVTIVASCAAIGSFASGMLAPLVEAWAGWQGIFLLGAGLPIVLTAAFFPGWSEPRPQQGRQSASRPVRLPVVGLFQKHLRKRTVLVWIIFFGSLFATYCLISWLPALLDKAGWPRADAQRAAGVMAAGSLAGGLTLAWLADKGHAAAGLTAGLLVAAIALLAIGANPATKLEWFALLFLVGAGAIGSQMALGAIAAGLYPVELRAAGLGWSSGMGRAGSLLGPSAVVALIAGGFPSATIVAALSVPMIVCAGCAWALAPSIKQASSMDP, from the coding sequence ATGAACAGACCGACCCGTATCGCTCTGGCCTCCTTTGCAACATTTGTTGACGGCTACGACATTCAGGCATTGGGCCTTGCTGTGCCGGGCATGGCCGAAAGCATGGGCGTTGCCCCATCGGCTTTCGCAGGCGCCATGACGTTTTCGCTTGCCGGCATGGCCACCGGTGCAATCGGCCTCGCGCCACTTGCGGATCGTTTGGGCAGGATCAGGCTCATTGTCGCTTCGCTGTTCCTCATCGCGGCCAGCGGTGCATCGTTGGCCTTGGCCGCTGCACCATCGCAGGTCGCCGGATTGCGGTTCATAACCGGCCTCGGCATGGGTGCCCTGATGCCTTTGGCCATAACTTTGGCAGCCGAGGCATGCGATCCCGATCGGCGCAACCTGATCGTGACGATTGTTGCGTCATGCGCGGCGATTGGCTCCTTTGCGTCAGGGATGCTCGCTCCGCTTGTTGAAGCATGGGCGGGTTGGCAGGGAATATTCCTTCTTGGCGCGGGCTTGCCAATTGTGCTGACGGCGGCTTTTTTTCCTGGATGGTCGGAGCCACGACCGCAGCAGGGTCGACAAAGCGCGTCACGGCCTGTCCGCTTGCCTGTCGTGGGGCTTTTTCAGAAGCATCTGCGAAAGCGCACCGTCCTTGTCTGGATCATCTTTTTCGGCAGCCTCTTTGCCACCTACTGCCTGATCAGTTGGTTGCCTGCGTTGCTTGACAAGGCAGGCTGGCCCCGCGCCGATGCCCAAAGAGCGGCCGGAGTCATGGCCGCGGGGAGCCTGGCGGGCGGGCTGACTTTGGCCTGGCTGGCCGATAAGGGACACGCCGCAGCCGGTCTGACAGCCGGCCTGCTCGTTGCTGCCATCGCGTTGCTGGCAATCGGCGCAAACCCTGCGACGAAGCTGGAATGGTTTGCGCTGCTTTTTCTGGTCGGTGCGGGGGCCATTGGCAGCCAGATGGCGCTGGGGGCGATTGCTGCCGGGCTGTATCCCGTTGAATTGCGCGCAGCCGGCCTGGGGTGGTCCAGCGGAATGGGTCGCGCCGGCTCGCTTCTCGGCCCAAGTGCCGTCGTCGCGCTGATCGCTGGCGGGTTTCCGTCCGCCACGATCGTTGCCGCACTTTCCGTGCCGATGATCGTGTGCGCCGGTTGCGCGTGGGCATTGGCGCCTTCGATCAAGCAGGCTTCTTCAATGGACCCCTGA
- a CDS encoding CoA ester lyase — MFYVCKGDNRHTLFLSKPDTVEDILWVDERIAELRQKGASLHSIGYVVGIESAQALTYIDKLASCSPNIEALGFAIGDISGSLGIHIAAYIMDRSLYPGDLFHFHRARIILAARTHGLWALDAPWPVINDHATLAQDARWGAMMGFDGKLVLASEQVRVVHEAYRPTDAELNRARSILAKMDELKSVGEGAGMAEGEFLDPVVIAPAMATIARAEAPL, encoded by the coding sequence TTGTTCTACGTATGTAAAGGGGATAATCGCCATACCCTTTTCCTTTCGAAGCCCGATACGGTCGAAGACATCCTCTGGGTCGACGAGCGGATCGCAGAACTGCGCCAGAAAGGTGCCAGCCTGCACAGCATAGGTTACGTTGTGGGCATAGAGTCCGCGCAAGCACTGACCTACATCGACAAGTTGGCGTCATGTTCGCCGAACATCGAAGCGCTTGGGTTCGCCATCGGGGATATTTCGGGATCGCTGGGCATCCACATTGCGGCCTACATCATGGATCGTTCGCTTTATCCCGGCGACCTGTTCCATTTCCACCGCGCGCGCATCATTCTCGCAGCACGGACCCACGGACTATGGGCGCTGGATGCGCCCTGGCCGGTGATCAACGACCACGCCACGTTGGCGCAGGATGCACGCTGGGGGGCGATGATGGGATTTGACGGCAAGCTCGTCCTTGCCAGTGAGCAGGTGCGCGTTGTCCACGAAGCCTACAGGCCAACGGATGCCGAACTGAACCGCGCCCGCTCGATCCTTGCCAAGATGGACGAACTGAAGTCGGTCGGTGAAGGGGCAGGCATGGCGGAAGGGGAATTTCTCGATCCGGTGGTCATCGCACCAGCCATGGCCACTATTGCCAGAGCCGAAGCACCGCTGTGA
- a CDS encoding DUF1989 domain-containing protein produces the protein MNEISPRSGTAFRLAKGQVLRVIDPRGVQVSDMLAFSAQDVREVISAGRTFDYEETIRLTTGNVLWSNRSNPMLDIIEDTVGRHDFLLTPCSEATFRHFYPTEPVHRGCFGNLAAALAPYGVEPDAIPVAFNIFMNVPVDGKTGKIEVLPPVSRAGDYIRLKARCDLVIGLTACSASASNGGSFKPIHYAIE, from the coding sequence GTGAACGAGATCTCCCCGCGCAGCGGCACCGCGTTCCGGTTGGCCAAAGGGCAGGTTCTGCGCGTGATCGATCCGCGCGGTGTGCAGGTAAGCGATATGCTTGCCTTTTCGGCTCAGGACGTACGCGAGGTGATCTCTGCCGGGCGCACCTTTGATTATGAAGAGACGATCCGCCTGACCACCGGCAACGTTCTGTGGTCCAATCGATCAAATCCCATGCTGGATATCATCGAGGATACCGTGGGGCGGCACGATTTCCTGCTGACGCCTTGTAGCGAAGCGACATTTCGTCACTTCTATCCGACAGAACCGGTGCACCGCGGATGCTTCGGCAATCTTGCGGCGGCGCTTGCTCCTTACGGTGTGGAACCCGACGCAATCCCCGTGGCATTCAACATTTTCATGAACGTGCCCGTCGATGGCAAGACCGGCAAGATCGAAGTTCTGCCTCCAGTCAGTCGCGCGGGCGATTACATCAGGCTCAAGGCCAGGTGTGATCTGGTTATCGGGTTGACCGCGTGTTCGGCCAGCGCATCCAACGGCGGAAGCTTCAAACCGATCCACTACGCCATCGAATGA
- the cas2 gene encoding CRISPR-associated endonuclease Cas2: MNLSGYRLMWIFVMFDLPVDTKEHAREATKFREFLLDEGFEMSQFSIYARFCNGKEHYETYLRRIEAHLPERGEIHVLNFTDKQYENIIRFSSQSRQRQRKNPDQLAMF; encoded by the coding sequence ATGAACCTGAGTGGATACCGGCTGATGTGGATATTCGTTATGTTTGACCTGCCCGTGGACACGAAGGAACATGCGCGGGAAGCGACCAAATTTCGCGAGTTTTTGCTCGATGAAGGTTTTGAAATGAGCCAGTTTTCGATCTATGCTCGATTTTGTAATGGCAAAGAGCACTACGAGACTTACCTTCGGCGAATCGAGGCGCATCTCCCCGAACGCGGGGAGATTCATGTGCTCAATTTTACCGACAAGCAGTATGAAAACATCATCCGGTTTTCGAGTCAGAGCCGCCAGCGGCAACGAAAAAATCCGGATCAGCTGGCCATGTTCTAA
- a CDS encoding IS1595 family transposase, translating to MSKPQTILQFFKQFPDDEACLTHLFEVRFGQGYACPSCERPSKWFRIKAERAYSCQWCGHHLHPTVGTPFEQTRTPLQLWFYAIYLFTTTRNGVAAKELQRQLGVTYKTAWRMACLIREHMADVDGDNLLGGPGEHVEVDETLIGGSVSGKGSGYKGNKTAVVGVMERGGEIVTRVVQRRTKQAMRAVILDTVMPGTTLNTDEFGGYKDIDQSGYRHIKVNHNAGQYVCTTSGATVNALEGFWAQLKRSINGTHVHVSGKHLWKYAKEAEYRFNRRETPSLMLPELLSTFGPLKPERD from the coding sequence ATGAGCAAGCCCCAGACCATCCTGCAGTTCTTCAAGCAGTTCCCAGACGATGAGGCTTGCCTCACGCATCTGTTCGAAGTGCGGTTCGGCCAAGGCTATGCTTGCCCGTCATGCGAACGCCCTTCCAAGTGGTTTCGCATCAAGGCAGAGCGCGCTTATTCCTGCCAGTGGTGCGGTCACCATCTGCACCCCACCGTGGGCACCCCGTTCGAACAGACACGCACCCCGCTGCAACTGTGGTTCTATGCCATTTACCTGTTCACCACGACGCGCAACGGCGTTGCAGCCAAGGAATTGCAGCGTCAGCTTGGCGTTACCTACAAGACCGCTTGGCGCATGGCATGCTTGATCCGCGAACACATGGCCGACGTTGACGGCGACAACCTGCTTGGCGGTCCCGGTGAGCATGTGGAAGTCGATGAAACGCTGATCGGCGGTAGCGTGTCGGGCAAGGGTTCAGGCTACAAGGGCAACAAGACCGCCGTCGTCGGTGTAATGGAACGTGGCGGTGAGATCGTTACCCGCGTTGTGCAGCGCCGGACAAAGCAGGCCATGCGCGCGGTTATCCTCGATACCGTCATGCCGGGAACCACACTGAACACCGATGAATTTGGCGGCTACAAGGACATTGACCAGTCCGGCTATCGCCACATCAAGGTCAATCACAACGCGGGGCAGTATGTCTGCACAACCAGCGGTGCCACGGTGAACGCTCTTGAAGGCTTCTGGGCACAGTTGAAGCGTTCGATCAACGGCACTCACGTTCACGTGAGCGGCAAGCACCTTTGGAAGTATGCCAAGGAAGCGGAATACCGCTTCAATCGCCGGGAAACGCCTTCTTTGATGTTGCCGGAACTTCTTTCGACGTTCGGGCCATTGAAGCCAGAGCGCGATTGA
- a CDS encoding bile acid:sodium symporter family protein yields the protein MLKKLLPDTFILALVATLLAATFFPASGVAAKVVSTFAGAAVVVLFFFVGCKLPRRAILDALIHWRLHAVILASTFVAFPIMILGLHKVVPTLLDPALWTGFFFLAVLPSTVQSSIALTSIARGNVASAVASASVSQVLGVFLTPLLFGLIVGSSVTATSQDNFGKIAMQILVPFIIGHMSRPLLKDWVERHKKYIELTDRLTILLAVFSAFSSAVLEGIWQRLPPTGLLAVVAMSCVLLGLALALTALAARVCGFPIGDRIAVIFCGTKKSLVQGVPMARVMFSGPDAGLILLPIMIFHQLQLMMCSAIARKFAMRDDENA from the coding sequence ATGCTCAAGAAGCTTCTACCAGATACGTTCATCCTCGCACTTGTGGCCACGCTGTTGGCGGCGACCTTTTTTCCAGCCAGCGGCGTTGCCGCAAAGGTGGTTTCCACTTTCGCGGGCGCTGCCGTGGTGGTTCTGTTCTTCTTCGTTGGCTGCAAGCTGCCCCGCCGGGCAATCCTTGATGCCCTGATTCATTGGCGCCTTCACGCTGTGATCCTTGCATCGACATTCGTTGCGTTTCCGATCATGATCCTGGGACTGCACAAGGTTGTTCCCACACTGCTTGATCCCGCACTCTGGACCGGGTTCTTCTTTCTCGCGGTCCTGCCCTCGACGGTTCAGTCGTCCATCGCGCTGACGTCGATTGCGCGGGGCAACGTCGCTTCCGCTGTCGCGTCTGCTTCTGTTTCCCAGGTGCTGGGCGTGTTTCTAACACCCCTTCTGTTCGGATTGATCGTCGGCAGTTCTGTTACCGCAACGTCGCAGGACAACTTCGGCAAGATTGCCATGCAGATCCTGGTGCCGTTCATCATTGGCCACATGTCCCGGCCGCTGCTGAAGGATTGGGTGGAGCGGCACAAGAAGTACATCGAGCTGACGGATCGGCTCACGATCCTGCTCGCCGTATTCTCTGCATTCTCATCGGCCGTCCTGGAAGGGATATGGCAGCGCCTTCCTCCAACGGGCCTGCTTGCCGTCGTCGCGATGTCTTGCGTCTTGCTGGGCCTTGCCCTTGCGCTTACCGCGCTCGCGGCAAGGGTCTGCGGCTTCCCGATCGGCGATCGTATTGCGGTGATTTTCTGTGGAACGAAAAAGTCGCTTGTGCAGGGTGTGCCCATGGCGCGAGTTATGTTTTCCGGTCCCGACGCGGGGTTGATCCTCCTTCCGATCATGATCTTCCACCAGCTTCAATTGATGATGTGTTCTGCAATTGCGCGAAAATTTGCCATGAGAGATGATGAAAATGCCTGA
- the glpK gene encoding glycerol kinase GlpK, with amino-acid sequence MPRYILAIDQGTTSTRAIVFDSTATPLATAQAEFAQHYPQSGWVEHDPEDIWRDVLATATDAIAASGVSATAIAGIGIANQRETTVVWDRSTGIPIYNAIVWQDRRTADVCAMLNAQGHERQVRSKTGLLIDPYFCATKISWILDHVNGARARAENGELAFGTIDSFLLWRLTGGAVHATDVTNASRSLLYDIHAQRWDDELCRLFRVPAAMLPQVHDNSHVYGMTADGLFDVPIPVAGLVGDQQAALFGQACFDPGMAKSTYGTGCFMLLNTGGRALESDHRLLTTPAYRLNGKMTYALEGSIFIAGAAIKWLRDGIGVITHASDTHDMATRIADNHGVYMVPAHVGLGAPHWDPDARGAIFGLTLGTTQAHLARAALEAVGFQTLDLANAMIADGSAPPDTIRVDGGMAANDWLCQFLADMLLTPVERPVHLETTALGAAFHAGLATGVWADLDALSRTWTARDRFEPAMPGDQRAKLIAGWQDALSRTLTRSRSV; translated from the coding sequence GTGCCGCGATATATTCTGGCGATCGATCAAGGCACGACCTCTACCCGCGCCATCGTTTTTGACAGCACCGCCACGCCCCTCGCCACCGCCCAGGCCGAATTTGCGCAGCACTATCCGCAATCCGGCTGGGTCGAACACGATCCCGAAGATATCTGGCGCGATGTGCTGGCCACTGCGACAGATGCCATTGCCGCAAGTGGTGTAAGCGCAACTGCGATTGCCGGCATAGGCATTGCCAACCAGCGTGAAACCACCGTGGTCTGGGATAGATCCACCGGCATTCCGATCTACAACGCCATCGTCTGGCAGGACCGGCGAACGGCTGATGTGTGTGCCATGCTCAATGCTCAGGGTCACGAGAGGCAGGTACGATCGAAAACAGGCCTGCTCATCGATCCCTACTTTTGCGCTACGAAAATTTCCTGGATTCTCGACCATGTAAACGGCGCCCGCGCGCGCGCGGAAAACGGCGAGCTGGCTTTCGGCACCATCGACAGTTTCCTGCTGTGGCGGCTGACCGGCGGAGCGGTTCACGCCACCGATGTGACCAACGCCTCCCGCTCCCTGCTTTACGATATCCATGCCCAGCGTTGGGACGACGAATTGTGCCGCCTGTTCCGCGTACCTGCCGCCATGCTGCCGCAGGTACACGACAACAGCCATGTTTATGGCATGACGGCAGATGGTTTGTTCGATGTGCCCATACCCGTGGCTGGTCTTGTCGGGGATCAGCAGGCCGCGCTGTTCGGACAGGCCTGCTTTGATCCCGGCATGGCCAAATCGACATACGGCACCGGCTGCTTCATGCTGCTCAACACCGGCGGACGTGCGCTTGAATCAGATCATCGGCTGCTGACGACCCCGGCCTATCGGCTGAACGGCAAGATGACTTATGCGCTGGAAGGATCGATCTTCATCGCAGGCGCCGCGATCAAATGGTTGCGCGATGGCATCGGCGTGATCACGCATGCCAGCGACACTCATGACATGGCGACCCGCATTGCCGACAATCACGGCGTGTACATGGTCCCCGCTCATGTCGGCCTTGGCGCACCCCATTGGGACCCGGATGCCCGCGGCGCGATCTTCGGACTGACGCTTGGCACCACGCAGGCCCACCTTGCCCGTGCCGCGCTGGAGGCGGTCGGATTTCAGACTCTCGATCTGGCAAACGCCATGATCGCCGACGGCAGTGCGCCGCCGGATACGATCCGCGTCGATGGCGGGATGGCCGCCAACGACTGGCTGTGCCAGTTCCTCGCCGACATGCTCCTGACGCCGGTCGAGCGGCCGGTCCATCTTGAAACAACAGCGCTTGGAGCGGCGTTCCATGCAGGACTGGCGACGGGCGTCTGGGCCGATCTGGATGCGCTGTCGCGAACCTGGACAGCGCGCGACCGGTTTGAACCGGCAATGCCTGGCGATCAGCGCGCCAAGCTGATCGCGGGCTGGCAGGATGCCTTGTCACGAACCCTTACCCGATCGCGCAGTGTTTAG
- a CDS encoding ShlB/FhaC/HecB family hemolysin secretion/activation protein — MNFGVIGIDALQRGGTRIAMALLAFTGQQVGAQAVNPSPGGTVPTRDDIRGVTRPSVPADSRLTVEGGIERSPCPLADPQYADIKVNITKVVFGGLKETGADDLAGTWQPYAGTAQPISVLCEIRDAAGTILRNRGYLTAVQVPTQKIENGEVRMEVIYARITAVRARGETQGAERKLEQYLGALTEDEVFNTNRAERYLLLARDLPGYNVQLTLRPAGTGPGDLIGEVSVLREAYAVDLTVQNLSSEATGRFGGQLRAQAYGLTGLGDVTTVSYYATSDFSEQHIAQGSHEFRPGRNGLIIGGQLTYAWTKPDVAGLPAGINIDAHTLFASLYARYPLQRAQARNVWLAGGLDFVNQDVDLIGPLTRDKVRVAWARIDMDGVDVSRARPAWRYASSLELRQGLSIFDATRGCTGPACAAVVPTSRFDGSPTATVLRWQGEYERALGEVSFLLAPRAQYAFKPLFSFEEFSAGNYTVGRGFDPGELIGDNAIGGTAELRGPRVALSQGSDVRMQPFVYADAAWVWNKGIPGSQRLTSVGGGLRSEIGARFRLEATLAIPLEKAGLQTRRGEPRFLLTLTTRLLPWRNF, encoded by the coding sequence ATGAATTTCGGGGTTATCGGCATAGATGCGTTGCAGCGTGGGGGTACGCGCATCGCCATGGCTTTGCTTGCCTTTACCGGGCAGCAAGTCGGGGCGCAGGCCGTCAATCCTTCACCGGGCGGCACTGTACCCACTCGTGACGACATTCGTGGCGTCACTCGCCCGTCCGTACCTGCCGATTCGCGTCTGACTGTCGAAGGCGGGATTGAGCGTTCGCCTTGCCCGCTGGCCGATCCGCAATATGCCGACATCAAGGTTAATATCACCAAGGTCGTGTTTGGCGGACTGAAGGAAACCGGCGCCGACGATCTTGCCGGAACATGGCAGCCCTATGCCGGAACCGCGCAGCCGATTTCGGTACTGTGCGAAATCCGCGATGCAGCGGGCACCATCCTGCGCAACCGGGGCTATCTTACAGCCGTGCAAGTGCCGACCCAGAAGATCGAAAATGGCGAAGTGCGGATGGAGGTCATCTATGCGCGCATCACCGCAGTCCGCGCGCGTGGCGAAACGCAAGGGGCCGAACGCAAGCTGGAACAATACCTTGGTGCGTTGACCGAGGACGAGGTGTTCAACACGAACCGGGCCGAGCGCTATCTGCTGCTCGCCCGTGACCTGCCCGGTTACAACGTGCAGTTGACCTTGCGTCCCGCCGGAACCGGGCCGGGCGATCTCATCGGTGAAGTCAGTGTCCTGCGTGAGGCTTATGCGGTGGACCTCACCGTTCAGAACCTCTCGTCCGAAGCGACCGGACGGTTCGGTGGGCAGTTGCGTGCGCAGGCTTACGGCCTGACCGGGCTGGGCGATGTCACGACCGTATCGTACTATGCCACTTCCGATTTCAGCGAGCAGCACATCGCGCAAGGGTCGCATGAATTCCGGCCAGGCCGCAATGGCCTGATCATTGGCGGGCAATTGACGTATGCCTGGACCAAGCCCGACGTAGCGGGGCTTCCGGCGGGCATCAACATCGATGCGCACACGTTGTTCGCCAGCCTTTATGCCCGTTATCCTTTGCAACGGGCGCAGGCGCGCAATGTGTGGCTGGCGGGCGGTCTCGACTTCGTCAATCAGGACGTCGACCTGATCGGTCCACTGACGCGGGACAAGGTCCGCGTTGCCTGGGCGCGGATCGACATGGATGGTGTGGACGTCAGCCGCGCCCGCCCGGCGTGGCGCTATGCCAGTTCACTGGAACTGCGGCAGGGTCTGTCGATCTTCGATGCCACGCGTGGTTGCACGGGACCTGCCTGCGCCGCCGTCGTTCCGACCAGCCGGTTTGATGGATCGCCCACGGCCACGGTACTGCGCTGGCAGGGGGAATATGAGCGCGCGCTGGGCGAAGTCTCGTTTCTGCTGGCACCGCGCGCGCAATATGCATTCAAGCCCCTGTTCAGTTTCGAGGAATTTTCGGCTGGCAATTATACCGTCGGGCGCGGCTTCGATCCGGGCGAACTGATCGGCGATAACGCCATCGGGGGCACCGCCGAATTGCGCGGGCCAAGGGTGGCCTTGTCACAGGGCAGCGACGTGCGGATGCAGCCTTTCGTCTATGCAGACGCAGCATGGGTGTGGAACAAGGGCATCCCCGGATCGCAGCGGCTGACGTCGGTCGGCGGCGGTCTGCGCAGCGAAATCGGGGCTCGTTTCCGGCTTGAGGCGACGCTCGCCATCCCGCTTGAAAAAGCAGGTCTCCAGACACGCAGGGGCGAACCCCGCTTTCTGTTGACCCTGACCACGCGTCTCCTGCCGTGGAGGAATTTCTGA